From the genome of Vicia villosa cultivar HV-30 ecotype Madison, WI linkage group LG2, Vvil1.0, whole genome shotgun sequence, one region includes:
- the LOC131649437 gene encoding uncharacterized protein LOC131649437: MLFMHPDSKCPTPEDINNIISAEIPSEEDDMKLYHLAKTHMIHGPCGYANTSSPCMKINQCSKFFPKKFQARTVVDHEGYPLYIRRDTGNTVTKKDVDLDNRFVVPCNPYLLKKFQAHINIEWCNQGTSVKYLFKYINKGYDRITATVVDTTNDGSSLNGDLDEIKQYLDGRYVSLSEACWRIFSFPVHGRSPAVERLYFHLEGDNFVYYTDYELIDEVLEKPSVKESMFTAWMEANKTYSEAKDLTYSKFLTRFVYDKRYRRWRPRKRGNTIGRLIWVPPSTGELFYLRMMLTVAKGPTCYEDIKKVGGIVRHSFRDACLEMGFLNDDKEYVSAIYEAKDWGSGYFLRQLFVTMLLSGTMNRPNHVWVKTWKVLADGILYQQRQATNKLDLHLTDNELKNLTLVAIENMLQSNQRSLHEFKDMPYPDSYVTRDIGNRMIYDERDYNVDDERKNFTALFKALTDEQRGIFETIMQAVKKQRGGVFFFLHGYGGTDKTFMWRTLLSALRSERKICITVASSGIASLLLPGGRTAHSKFKIPVPTLDNSTCNIDKNTEHAQLLQATDVIIWDEAPMAHKNCFEALDKTLKDLLNQNGISGRIFGGKVVVFGGDFRQILPVVPRASRSDIGHASIFSSYVWDHCKVLTQTRNMRHKNDKGNNNSNEIAEFSKWILDVGDGEEKEYLSFDEIDKTDATYTEAYEVLTPEFLSYLRTSGLPNHILKLKVGIPIMLMRNLDQSQGLCNGTRLIVTRLANHVIEARIISGKNIGNLFYIPRMSMSPSESPWPFKLIRRQFPIIVSYAMTINKSQGESLDTVGLYLPTPIFIHGQLYVAISRVTNKNGLKILIHDNDDDPRSTTTNAVYKEVFQSLC; encoded by the exons ATGTTATTTATGCATCCCGATAGCAAGTGTCCCACTCCAGAAGATATAAACAACATCATTTCAGCAGAAATTCCTTCGGAGGAGGATGATATGAAACTTTATCATTTGGCGAAGACACATATGATTCACGGCCCATGCGGATATGCAAACACTTCATCGCCATGCATGAAAATTAATCAATGCTCAAAATTCTTCCCAAAAAAATTTCAGGCTCGCACTGTTGTTGACCACGAAGGATATCCTTTGTACATAAGAAGAGATACTGGAAATACAGTTACGAAAAAGGACGTTGATCTTGATAACAGATTTGTAGTTCCTTGTAATCCATATTTGTTGAAGAAATTTCAGGCTCACATCAACATTGAGTGGTGTAATCAGGGAACATCCGTTAAgtatttattcaaatatattaacaAAGGATATGACCGAATTACCGCTACTGTAGTTGATACTACCAATGATGGATCATCTTTAAATGGAGATCTTGATGAAATAAAACAATATCTTGATGGTAGATATGTCTCTCTAAGTGAAGCATGCTGGAGGATATTCTCTTTTCCCGTACATGGAAGGTCTCCCGCGGTCGAGAGGTTGTATTTTCATCTTGAGGGAGACAATTTTGTTTACTACACTGATTATGAGTTGATTGATGAGGTACTTGAAAAACCAAGCGTGAAAGAGTCTATGTTTACCGCTTGGATGGAAGCCAACAAGACATATTCAGAGGCAAAAGATTTGACTTACTCCAAGTTTCTCACAAGATTTGTGTACGACAAAAGATACAGACGGTGGAGACCACGCAAAAGAGGTAATACAATTGGAAGACTTATATGGGTTCCGCCAAGTACCGGTGAGCTTTTTTATCTTAGAATGATGTTAACGGTAGCAAAGGGACCGACATGCTACGAGGACATAAAAAAGGTGGGAGGAATTGTTCGGCACAGTTTTAGGGATGCATGTTTGGAAATGGGATTTCTTAATGATGATAAAGAATATGTTTCGGCCATATACGAGGCCAAAGATTGGGGTTCAGGTTATTTTTTGCGACAATTATTTGTCACCATGCTACTCTCCGGTACAATGAATAGACCTAACCATGTTTGGGTTAAAACTTGGAAGGTATTGGCAGACGGTATTCTTTACCAGCAGAGGCAAGCAACCAATAAATTAG acCTGCATTTAACGGACAATGAATTGAAAAACTTGACCCTCGTTGCCATTGAGAACATGTTGCAGTCCAATCAAAGAAGCTTGCATGAGTTTAAGGATATGCCATATCCTGACTCATATGTCACAAGAGACATTGGTAACCGTATGATTTATGATGAACGTGATTACAACGTTGATGACGAAAGAAAAAATTTCACTGCTCTATTCAAAGCACTAACAG ATGAGCAACGTGGTATTTTTGAAACAATCATGCAAGCTGTCAAGAAACAAAGAGGGggggtgtttttttttttgcatggtTATGGAGGTACCGACAAGACTTTCATGTGGAGAACACTGTTAAGTGCACTGCGTTCGGAGAGAAAAATATGTATTACTGTTGCTTCAAGTGGCATAGCTTCGTTATTATTGCCAGGTGGAAGAACTGCCCATTCAAAGTTCAAAATTCCAGTGCCGACCCTTGACAACTCTACATGCAATATCGACAAGAATACCGAGCATGCACAATTACTTCAAGCAACTGATGTGATCATATGGGATGAAGCACCCATGGCACATAAAAATTGCTTTGAAGCATTAGACAAAACTCTTAAAGATCTCTTGAACCAAAATGGGATATCGGGTAGAATATTTGGAGGGAAAGTTGTTGTATTCGGCGGAGATTTCCGGCAGATTCTTCCCGTTGTTCCAAGAGCTTCTCGCTCCGATATTGGGCATGCATCAATATTCTCATCTTATGTGTGGGATCACTGCAAGGTCCTCACTCAAACAAGAAACATGAGGCATAAGAATGATAAAGGTAATAACAATAGTAATGAAATTGCAGAGTTCTCGAAATGGATATTGGATGTCGGCGATG gaGAAGAAAAGGAATATCTCAGTTTTGACGAGATAGATAAGACCGATGCGACTTACACTGAAGCTTACGAAGTTCTAACACCTGAATTCTTGAGTTACCTAAGAACATCCGGTCTACCGAATCACATCCTCAAATTGAAGGTTGGTATACCAATTATGTTGATGAGAAATTTAGACCAATCTCAGGGATTATGCAATGGCACAAGACTTATTGTTACAAGATTAGCCAATCACGTCATTGAGGCAAGAATTATTTCTGGAAAAAATATAGGTAACCTCTTTTACATTCCTCGAATGTCTATGTCGCCTTCAGAGTCTCCTTGGCCATTTAAGTTGATTAGGCGACAATTTCCAATAATTGTCTCTTATGCTATGACAATTAATAAATCCCAAGGTGAATCCCTTGATACCGTCGGACTGTATTTGCCTACTCCCATCTTTATTCATGGTCAATTATATGTTGCCATATCTAGAGTTACCAACAAAAACGGTTTAAAGATATTGATTCATGACAACGACGATGATCCGCGCTCGACAACTACAAATGCCGTGTACAAGGAAGTTTTTCAATCACTTTGTTAA